The following proteins are co-located in the Oncorhynchus clarkii lewisi isolate Uvic-CL-2024 chromosome 30, UVic_Ocla_1.0, whole genome shotgun sequence genome:
- the LOC139390013 gene encoding potassium channel subfamily T member 1-like, whose amino-acid sequence MNRVNLGYLQDEMNDHQNTLSYVLINPPPDTMLELNDIVYIIRSDPLAGPNVPEDPAQGQSSGGGRMRQDFGTETRDETHL is encoded by the exons ATGAACCGAGTAAATCTAGGATATTTACAAG ATGAGATGAACGACCACCAGAACACTCTTTCCTACGTTCTCATCAACCCCCCTCCAGACACCATGCTGGAGCTCAATGACATTGT GTACATTATCCGGTCTGACCCTCTGGCGGGCCCTAACGTGCCGGAGGATCCAGCCCAAGGGCAGAGCAGCGGTGGCGGCCGGATGAGGCAAGACTTTGGCACTGAGACCAGGGACGAGACCCACCTCTGA